From Deinococcus planocerae, one genomic window encodes:
- a CDS encoding NAD(P)/FAD-dependent oxidoreductase translates to MKTLILGAGYAGLAAATKMKPLPELEALLVEQNAYHTFETRLHEAAAHNTPVTLPLAPLLRGTGVHLEQAQVENVDVDQKEVELKDGRVLTYDTLVVALGSVTNFYRIPGLAENATELKQLSDADEIFSFVNRAFASDYEGNRDIVVGGAGLTGVELVTELAQRAEILSRERGLPPFQIYLVEAGPKILPILDDALRQKAEQTLREYGIHILVGHRLMGATADSVTVQTQDGEQKVLAAGKIIWTGGIAARDIVRGERLEKGPGGRIAVDGSLRAKNYPDVFVIGDMGLALNQDGKPVPTTAQHAGQQGRLTGKNVMRLARGEEPEAYEPTTLGEFVSLGGLMAVGWMKLPWNQKLAITGGLAHVMKRASEWRWRASID, encoded by the coding sequence ATGAAGACCCTGATCCTCGGTGCCGGTTACGCGGGACTCGCGGCGGCCACGAAAATGAAGCCCCTGCCCGAGCTGGAAGCGCTCCTGGTGGAGCAAAACGCCTATCACACCTTCGAGACCCGGCTGCACGAGGCCGCCGCGCACAACACGCCGGTGACGCTGCCGCTCGCTCCGCTGCTGAGGGGCACGGGCGTCCACCTCGAGCAGGCGCAGGTCGAGAACGTGGACGTGGACCAGAAGGAGGTCGAACTCAAAGACGGGCGCGTCCTGACGTACGACACGCTGGTCGTGGCGCTGGGCTCGGTGACGAACTTCTACCGCATTCCGGGCCTGGCGGAGAACGCCACCGAGCTCAAGCAGCTCAGCGACGCGGACGAGATCTTCTCCTTCGTAAACCGGGCCTTTGCCAGCGACTACGAGGGCAACCGCGACATCGTGGTGGGCGGCGCGGGCCTGACGGGCGTGGAACTCGTGACCGAGCTGGCCCAGCGCGCCGAGATCCTCAGCCGCGAGCGCGGCCTGCCCCCCTTCCAGATCTACCTCGTGGAGGCTGGGCCCAAGATTCTCCCGATCCTCGACGACGCGCTGCGGCAGAAAGCCGAGCAGACCCTGCGCGAGTACGGCATCCACATCCTGGTGGGCCACCGCCTGATGGGCGCGACCGCCGACAGCGTGACGGTGCAGACGCAAGACGGCGAACAAAAGGTCTTGGCGGCGGGCAAGATCATCTGGACGGGCGGCATCGCGGCGCGCGACATCGTGCGGGGCGAGCGGCTGGAGAAGGGCCCCGGCGGGCGCATCGCGGTGGACGGGTCCCTGCGCGCCAAGAACTACCCCGACGTGTTCGTGATCGGCGACATGGGCCTGGCCCTGAACCAGGACGGCAAGCCCGTGCCCACGACCGCCCAGCACGCCGGGCAGCAGGGCCGCCTGACGGGCAAGAACGTCATGCGGCTGGCGCGCGGCGAGGAGCCCGAGGCCTACGAGCCCACCACCCTGGGCGAGTTCGTCTCCCTGGGCGGCCTGATGGCGGTGGGCTGGATGAAGCTGCCCTGGAACCAGAAGCTCGCCATCACAGGCGGCCTCGCGCACGTGATGAAGCGGGCCTCCGAGTGGCGCTGGCGCGCGAGCATCGATTGA
- a CDS encoding valine--tRNA ligase, translating to MTDTTFDPTEAGSGALAKAFDPAAIEPAWAARWRSEPFRADASSGKPPFTIVIPPPNVTGNLHLGHALDNTLIDTLIRFKRTQGFEALYLPGMDHAGISTQVVVERQLKQEGLTRFDLGRGAFVNRVWEWKAQSGGMILDQLTRLGVSVDWTREKFTMDEELSKAVRAQFVRLYHEGLAYRGERIVNWDPASQTTLSELEIDREVRKGKMSTLSYKLEDPSLPASNGESGEIRIATVRPETIFADQAIAVHPEDERFRHLIGQRARIPLTDRFIPIIADEAVEREFGVGALKITPAHDPTDFEIGERHNLARPSVIDLDGNLGSDLVPEPFRGMERFAARKAVVAALAESGDLIEERDHDTAIGLSERTKVPVEPIVSTQWFVTMKPMADRVLAGLDAGEIRLTPERYTKVNRDWLENIRDWNISRQLWWGHQIPAWYDDEGNVYVPSPETPDLDCDQDPRYAHLNLRRDPDVFDTWFSSNLWPFSTLGWPDTDCEDYRKFYPTQVLVTGYDILFFWVARMEMAGYHFTGQAPFSTVMLHGLYLDAKGQKMSKSKGNGIDPLELFDTYGVDACRFAFTSLSTGGQDIRHDPRRFEQGRNFANKLWNAARFARLRLAEGVPNLGGDDDLTRYVRSAVEAPDTHGSDPLRSRDALAQLRARPDLTLADRWIISRLNAVTAEVTALLDEYDIGAAIRALYAFTWDEFCDWYIEAAKPALAEGRLGTLGTLKAVLEHILKLLHPFMPFITSELYASLGHRRQLALHSWPQPDETLHDAEATRAFGALRAAVSAARSLKNELGLSPQDRLSVAVEGDLAPLVRENARVVEGIARVTLTDVLEGRTLSAVEAGVTVRAPLEGTVDVEDWLARQRKRLAEFDKQIRQAQGKLRSEGFVARAPHDVIEEERRRVQDFSAQKERLEQVLAQFA from the coding sequence ATGACTGACACGACCTTCGACCCCACCGAGGCGGGCTCCGGCGCCCTCGCCAAGGCCTTCGATCCCGCCGCCATCGAGCCCGCCTGGGCCGCGCGCTGGAGGAGCGAACCCTTCCGGGCGGACGCGAGCAGCGGCAAGCCCCCCTTCACCATCGTGATTCCGCCGCCCAACGTGACGGGCAACCTGCACCTGGGGCACGCGCTCGACAACACCCTGATCGACACCCTGATCCGCTTCAAACGGACGCAGGGCTTCGAGGCCCTGTACCTGCCGGGGATGGACCACGCGGGCATCAGCACGCAGGTCGTGGTGGAGCGCCAGCTCAAGCAGGAGGGCCTGACCCGCTTCGACCTGGGGCGGGGGGCGTTCGTGAACCGCGTGTGGGAGTGGAAGGCGCAGTCGGGCGGGATGATCCTCGACCAACTGACCCGTCTCGGCGTGAGCGTGGACTGGACCCGCGAGAAGTTCACGATGGACGAGGAACTCAGCAAGGCCGTGCGCGCCCAGTTCGTGCGGCTCTACCACGAGGGCCTCGCCTACCGCGGCGAGCGCATCGTGAACTGGGACCCCGCCTCGCAGACCACCCTCTCCGAACTGGAGATCGACCGCGAGGTGCGCAAGGGGAAGATGTCCACTCTGAGCTACAAGCTGGAGGACCCGTCTCTTCCCGCCAGCAACGGTGAAAGCGGTGAAATCCGCATCGCCACCGTCCGGCCCGAGACGATCTTCGCGGACCAGGCGATTGCCGTGCATCCCGAGGACGAGCGGTTCCGGCACCTGATCGGCCAGCGGGCGCGCATCCCCCTCACCGACCGGTTCATCCCGATCATCGCCGACGAGGCGGTGGAGCGGGAGTTCGGCGTGGGCGCCCTGAAGATCACCCCCGCCCACGACCCCACCGACTTCGAGATCGGGGAGCGGCATAACTTAGCGCGACCCAGCGTGATCGACCTCGACGGCAACCTCGGCTCGGACCTCGTGCCCGAACCCTTCCGGGGCATGGAGCGGTTTGCGGCCCGGAAAGCGGTGGTGGCGGCGCTGGCCGAGTCGGGCGACCTGATCGAGGAGAGAGACCACGACACCGCCATCGGCCTGAGCGAGCGGACGAAGGTGCCGGTGGAGCCCATCGTCTCGACCCAGTGGTTCGTGACCATGAAGCCGATGGCCGACCGGGTGCTCGCCGGGCTCGACGCGGGCGAGATCCGCCTGACGCCCGAGCGGTACACCAAGGTCAACCGCGACTGGCTGGAGAACATCCGCGACTGGAATATCTCGCGCCAGCTCTGGTGGGGCCACCAGATTCCCGCGTGGTACGACGACGAGGGCAACGTGTACGTGCCGAGCCCCGAGACTCCCGACCTCGACTGCGACCAGGACCCGCGCTACGCCCACCTCAACCTGCGCCGCGACCCGGACGTGTTCGACACGTGGTTTTCCTCGAACCTCTGGCCCTTCTCGACGCTGGGCTGGCCGGACACCGACTGCGAGGACTACCGCAAGTTCTACCCGACCCAGGTGCTCGTGACCGGCTACGACATCCTGTTCTTCTGGGTGGCGCGCATGGAGATGGCGGGGTACCACTTCACCGGACAGGCCCCCTTCTCCACGGTGATGCTGCACGGCCTGTACCTCGACGCCAAGGGGCAGAAGATGTCCAAGAGCAAGGGGAACGGCATCGACCCCCTGGAACTCTTCGACACCTACGGGGTGGACGCCTGCCGCTTCGCCTTCACCAGCCTGTCCACGGGCGGGCAGGACATCCGGCACGATCCCCGGCGGTTCGAGCAGGGGCGCAACTTCGCCAACAAGCTCTGGAACGCGGCCCGCTTCGCCCGGCTGCGGCTGGCCGAGGGCGTGCCGAACCTCGGCGGGGACGACGACCTGACCCGCTATGTCCGGAGCGCGGTGGAGGCGCCGGACACGCACGGCAGCGACCCCCTGCGCAGCCGGGACGCCCTGGCCCAACTCCGCGCCCGGCCCGACCTCACCCTCGCCGACCGCTGGATCATCAGCCGCCTGAACGCGGTGACGGCGGAGGTGACGGCCCTGCTGGACGAGTACGACATCGGGGCGGCCATCCGCGCCCTGTACGCCTTCACCTGGGACGAGTTCTGCGACTGGTACATCGAGGCGGCCAAGCCCGCGCTCGCCGAGGGGCGGCTCGGCACGTTGGGCACCCTCAAGGCCGTGCTGGAGCACATCCTCAAGCTGCTGCACCCCTTCATGCCCTTCATCACGTCGGAGCTGTACGCCTCTCTCGGGCACCGCCGCCAGCTCGCGCTGCACTCGTGGCCGCAGCCGGACGAGACGCTGCACGACGCCGAGGCCACCCGCGCCTTCGGGGCCCTGCGCGCCGCCGTGAGTGCCGCCCGCAGCCTGAAGAACGAACTCGGCCTCTCTCCGCAAGACCGCCTGAGCGTGGCGGTGGAGGGCGACCTCGCTCCTCTCGTGCGCGAGAACGCCCGGGTGGTGGAGGGCATCGCCCGCGTGACCCTGACGGACGTGCTGGAGGGCCGCACCCTCAGCGCCGTGGAGGCGGGTGTGACGGTGCGCGCGCCGCTGGAGGGCACGGTGGACGTGGAAGACTGGCTCGCCCGGCAACGCAAGCGCCTCGCCGAGTTCGACAAGCAGATCAGGCAGGCGCAGGGCAAGCTGCGAAGCGAAGGCTTCGTCGCCCGCGCCCCTCACGATGTGATCGAGGAGGAACGGCGCCGCGTGCAGGACTTCTCGGCGCAGAAGGAGAGGCTGGAGCAGGTGCTGGCGCAGTTCGCGTGA
- a CDS encoding DUF4388 domain-containing protein: MVRGDLAVFPFLSVMQMLLSSGRGGRLSVTHARGGDLWFEPGEVIHARAGTLTGEGALQLLSSLDAGTFTFDPGGAAPERTLSLRRDPALRQMIGEADAWGPLLRAFPDWERPLRFTPRWTEAQPVTRAQYAALSHVSDGVPLRAVLERAGGSPRATLETLRPFLTAGLIELG, from the coding sequence ATGGTTCGCGGTGACCTCGCGGTGTTTCCGTTTCTCTCCGTCATGCAGATGCTGCTCTCCAGCGGGCGGGGCGGGCGGCTGAGTGTCACGCACGCGCGGGGGGGAGACCTGTGGTTCGAGCCGGGCGAGGTGATCCACGCGCGGGCGGGGACCCTGACGGGCGAGGGCGCCCTGCAACTGCTGAGCAGCCTCGACGCGGGCACCTTCACCTTCGACCCCGGGGGCGCGGCCCCCGAGCGCACGCTTTCGCTCCGCCGCGACCCGGCCCTGCGCCAGATGATCGGGGAGGCGGACGCCTGGGGCCCGCTGCTGCGCGCCTTCCCCGACTGGGAGCGGCCCCTGCGCTTCACGCCGCGCTGGACGGAGGCCCAGCCCGTCACCCGGGCACAGTACGCCGCGCTGAGCCACGTCTCGGATGGGGTGCCCCTGCGCGCCGTGCTGGAGCGGGCGGGCGGCTCTCCCCGGGCCACGCTGGAGACGTTGCGGCCCTTCCTGACGGCGGGACTCATCGAGCTGGGGTGA
- a CDS encoding (2Fe-2S)-binding protein, whose translation MNVTVNVNGKPYTRDVEPRMLLVHFLRDELGLTGTHVGCDTSQCGACTVHLGGDAIKSCTVLAVQADGMEVTTIEGIGTPGALHPLQAGFWEEHGLQCGFCTPGMIMASAELLRHNPSPSEEDIRYHLEGNYCRCTGYHNIVKAVQHAAGAMRGAQGQEQGQAADD comes from the coding sequence ATGAACGTGACCGTCAACGTGAACGGCAAGCCCTACACCCGCGACGTGGAGCCCCGGATGCTCCTCGTGCACTTCCTGCGCGACGAACTCGGTCTGACCGGCACCCACGTGGGCTGCGACACCTCCCAGTGTGGTGCCTGCACCGTGCACCTCGGCGGCGACGCCATCAAGAGCTGCACCGTCCTCGCCGTGCAGGCCGACGGGATGGAGGTCACCACCATCGAGGGGATCGGCACCCCCGGCGCCCTCCACCCCCTCCAGGCGGGCTTCTGGGAGGAACACGGCCTCCAGTGCGGCTTTTGCACCCCCGGCATGATCATGGCCTCCGCCGAACTCCTGAGGCACAACCCCTCCCCCAGCGAGGAGGACATCAGATACCACCTCGAAGGCAACTACTGCCGCTGTACCGGCTACCACAACATCGTCAAGGCTGTCCAGCACGCCGCCGGGGCGATGCGCGGGGCGCAGGGACAGGAGCAGGGGCAGGCGGCGGACGATTGA
- a CDS encoding NUDIX hydrolase has protein sequence MTQPLTGHSLPLPEARALARQRGLRERALAYVTRNGELLVFEHTPEYPDAGVQVPAGGLETGETSAEAAVRETREETGLELSGPAHLASFPWSKGELAEVWHVFHLSAPPDTPDAWAHRVTHGGGDAGLTFLCRFAPLGASSLTPGDGHDAALPELTRHLHLPPMELSHD, from the coding sequence GTGACCCAACCCCTGACCGGACATTCCCTGCCCCTGCCAGAGGCCCGCGCTCTGGCCCGGCAACGCGGCCTGCGGGAGCGCGCCCTCGCCTACGTCACGCGCAACGGCGAACTGCTCGTCTTCGAGCACACCCCCGAGTACCCGGACGCGGGCGTGCAGGTTCCGGCGGGCGGGCTGGAGACGGGCGAAACCTCCGCGGAGGCCGCCGTGCGCGAGACGCGGGAGGAGACGGGCCTGGAGCTGAGCGGCCCGGCCCACCTCGCCTCCTTTCCCTGGTCGAAGGGGGAGCTTGCGGAGGTCTGGCACGTCTTCCACCTGTCGGCCCCGCCCGACACTCCGGACGCCTGGGCGCACCGGGTTACGCACGGGGGAGGGGACGCCGGGCTCACCTTCCTCTGCCGCTTCGCTCCCCTCGGCGCCTCTAGCCTGACTCCCGGCGACGGCCACGACGCCGCCCTCCCCGAACTCACCCGGCACCTTCACCTCCCCCCGATGGAGCTTTCCCATGACTGA